A genomic segment from Ciconia boyciana chromosome 5, ASM3463844v1, whole genome shotgun sequence encodes:
- the EMX1 gene encoding homeobox protein EMX1 — translation MFQPSAKRCFTIESLVGKDTHLGPEEPPRPAALAYPGPGPAADAAAFAPGFQGAAAAAAAAGRALYGSAELVFPEAVGHPALPVGPHQLGGSALPHPHSFFGPQHRDPLNFYPWVLRNRFFGHRFQGSEVSQESLLLHGPFARKPKRIRTAFSPSQLLRLERAFEKNHYVVGAERKQLASSLSLSETQVKVWFQNRRTKYKRQKLEEEGPDSDQKKKGSHHINRWRLATKQSSGEDIDVTSND, via the exons ATGTTCCAGCCGTCTGCGAAGCGCTGCTTCACCATCGAGTCTCTGGTGGGCAAGGACACCCACCTCGGCCCCGAggagcccccgcgccccgccgccctcgcctaccccggccccggccccgccgccgaCGCCGCCGCCTTCGCCCCCGGCTTCCagggcgccgccgccgccgccgccgccgccggccgggcccTCTACGGCAGCGCCGAGCTCGTCTTCCCCGAGGCCGTGGGGCACCCGGCGCTGCCCGTCGGGCCCCACCAGCTGGGGGGCTCGGCGCTGCCGCACCCCCACTCCTTCTTCGGGCCGCAGCACCGCGACCCGCTCAACTTCTACCCCTGGGTGCTGCGGAACCGCTTCTTCGGGCACCGCTTCCAAG GGAGCGAGGTGTCCCAGGAGAGCCTGCTCCTCCACGGCCCCTTCGCCCGCAAGCCCAAGCGCATCCGCACCGCCTTCTCGCCGTCGCAGCTCCTGCGGCTGGAACGGGCCTTCGAGAAGAACCACTACGTGGTGGGCGCCGAGCGCAAGCAGCTGGccagcagcctcagcctctCCGAGACCCAG gtGAAAGTGTGGTTCCAGAACAGGCGGACGAAATACAAACGgcagaagctggaggaggaaggaccCGACTCGGATCAGAAGAAGAAAGGTTCCCACCACATCAACCGATGGCGCCTCGCCACCAAGCAGTCGAGCGGAGAAGACATCGACGTCACCTCCAACGACTAA